The nucleotide window GCTTTCGGCGCTGGATGCTGCGGTTGTCGTCGAGGATTTGCGGTTCCCGCCCGGCAACCACCTGGAAGAACTGAAAGGGGATCGGGCTGGGCAACACTCCGTGCGGATCAACGGGCAATGGCGCATCTGCTTTGTCTGGACACCGAACGGCCCCGCCGATGTTGAGATTGTGGACTACCATTGAGAGGATATGCTGATGAGCTTGCTTAAAGACCCAATGCACCCCGGTGAAGTCCTGAAGGAGCTTTACCTCGATCCCCTGGAGATGGGCGCCATTGCGTTTGCCCGGCGTCTGGGCGTGCCTCGGACGCGGATCGAGCGTTTGATAAAGGGCACGACCGGGATCACGCCTGACACGGCACTGCGCCTTGCCCGTGTGTTCAACACGACCCCGGCCTACTGGTTGAATTTGCAGACGAACTATGACATGGCTCGAGCAACGCTGGAGATTGACGTTTCCAATATCGAGCCCTTGGTCGCTGCATAATTAGATAGGCAACATACTAAGCTCGTTCGCCTTCAAAGAACGCTAAAGCCAAGTGTTACTATTTGTAGGAACTGAGTTGTTCAACCTTTGCTCTACAGCCGCATGCATCATCGCGGTATTCCGCAAAAAACCGTCTTGGTCAGAATGGACAGCGGACGAATACTTGTCGGTCACTCCATTCAAGAAATGGCCCAAGACGCTCCCTGCTGCCGCGCCATAAAGATTACCCAGAATACCACCGATTCCAGCGCCAACAATAGACCCTCCCACCCCTAAAACTAGTTTTGTAGTGTTATGAATTCGGGACTTCGCGATCAATTTCTCTTGCTGTTCAAGGCTTGATTGTACTTGGCGAACAGCTCCATCCAGCCTGCTGAGGAACTTTTTTTGCTGCAAGCCATCGTCAAGGAAGTTTGCTTCCACTAATTGTCCGGCAAAAGAGCCAATCTCTTTCCTCAAGGGGGAGTACATTTCGCGAATTTCAAGATAATCCCCTATCCGAAGACTACCAACGTTTTTTGGTATGAGCGTTGGGACCGCAAAGGAAAGAAAAATTGAGTTTCTTTCTTGCCGTCTCTGATCGGACTTATAGACATGGTCCAAGTAGCTTGAACCAGAAAACGTCAATGAAAACAGATCATTCTCAAAGCTCACATCTCGAGCCAATCGCGATACTATGAAATCTACGATTTCTTCGACC belongs to Hasllibacter sp. MH4015 and includes:
- a CDS encoding type II toxin-antitoxin system RelE/ParE family toxin is translated as MIQNTKGKLAANAVKGKYGKGFPSDLVKRTRAMLSALDAAVVVEDLRFPPGNHLEELKGDRAGQHSVRINGQWRICFVWTPNGPADVEIVDYH
- a CDS encoding HigA family addiction module antitoxin, which translates into the protein MSLLKDPMHPGEVLKELYLDPLEMGAIAFARRLGVPRTRIERLIKGTTGITPDTALRLARVFNTTPAYWLNLQTNYDMARATLEIDVSNIEPLVAA